In the Nymphalis io chromosome 2, ilAglIoxx1.1, whole genome shotgun sequence genome, one interval contains:
- the LOC126773342 gene encoding oocyte zinc finger protein XlCOF20-like isoform X3, with protein sequence MLQCCYCSKEFKYESEKKRHEQSHYPQFECNQCFKKFSFLSALRRHQKQHERTGSVQCLECGRNFRDDILLKRHIKYAHKGEYECSQCNAIFKSDLALMSHMKTHKPKAERRFQCSFEDCKKSFNFAHHLKHHELTHTNTKQFYCKTCGKGFIQSHHLKYHMKTHEPENWLYCTIPDCNKKFVSEYARKKHLTSHRTTIDSGISSDSNCDLSQDSIKDAAVLCAKCGTMIMLTSYEKHERECMRKPEMPEDKCLQPKIEIEMNNYNNIEVFSNCKTILGKCIANENLPNSCLCAQIKDVNNFYDELLPNENFDPHKVETENKPTYNNNYENISIMNNACEGCDCSNTKSNINSLKEPLIQNTDENLPKFEFRSDGAIKLKETIDISISIKKENQINDTDEFMNIMNHVPFNSCKAVLGKCIVSGSGTMSENCLCAKMAMDDHQMTAQEIDEITPQPTILA encoded by the exons ATGTTGCAGTGCTGTTACTGTTCTAAAGAGTTTAAATATGAAAGTGAGAAAAAAAGACATGAACAAAGTCATTATCCACAATTTGAGTGCAACCAATGTTTTAAGAAGTTTAGTTTTTT gtCAGCCTTGAGAAGGCACCAAAAGCAACATGAAAGGACAGGAAGTGTTCAGTGCCTTGAATGTGGACGTAATTTTCGCGATGATATTCTTCTCAAACGACACATAAAATATGCGCATAAGG gtGAATATGAATGTTCTCAATGCAATGCCATATTCAAAAGCGACTTGGCATTAATGTCGCATATGAAGACTCACAAGCCTAAAGCTGAAAGAAGATTCCAATGCAGTTTTGAAGACTGTAAAAAATCGTTTAACTTTGCACACCATCTCAAACATCATGAGCTAACTCACACAAATACGAAAcagttttattgtaaaacttgTGGCAAAG gTTTTATTCAGTCCCATCATTTGAAGTATCATATGAAAACCCACGAACCTGAGAATTGGCTGTATTGTACCATACCAGATTGTAACAAGAAATTTGTTTCAGAATATGCAAGAAAAAAACATCTCACAAGCCAca GGACTACCATCGATAGTGGCATATCCTCGGATTCGAACTGTGATCTTTCTCAGGATTCTATTAAGg ATGCAGCAGTGCTTTGTGCCAAATGCGGAACTATGATAATGCTAACTTCATACGAAAAACATGAAAGAGAATGTATGCGAAAACCAGAAATGCCCGAAGACAAATGTTTACAACCAAAgattgaaattgaaatgaataactataataatattgaagttTTTAGCAACTGCAAAACTATATTAGGAAAATGTATTGCAAATGAAAATTTACCTAATAGCTGTTTGTGCGCTCAAATTAAAGATGTGAATAATTTTTACGATGAACTACTTCCGAATGAAAACTTTGATCCCCATAAAGTTGAGACAGAAAACAAACcaacatataataacaattatgagAATATTAGTATTATGAATAATGCATGTGAAGGTTGTGATTGTTCTAATACTAAATCTAATATAAACTCCTTGAAGGAACCTTTAATACAAAACACAGAtgaaaatttaccaaaatttgaatttagaagtGATGGTGCTATAAAACTAAAAGAAACAATTGACATAAgcataagtattaaaaaagaaaatcaaattaatgatACCGATGAATTTATGAACATTATGAATCATGTGCCTTTTAATAGTTGTAAAGCTGTGTTAGGTAAATGCATAGTAAGTGGTAGTGGTACTATGAGTGAGAATTGTTTATGTGCTAAGATGGCGATGGATGACCACCAAATGACGGCTCAAGAAATCGATGAGATAACACCACAACCAACAATATTAGCTTAA
- the LOC126773342 gene encoding oocyte zinc finger protein XlCOF20-like isoform X4 — translation MLQCCYCSKEFKYESEKKRHEQSHYPQFECNQCFKKFSFLSALRRHQKQHERTGSVQCLECGRNFRDDILLKRHIKYAHKGEYECSQCNAIFKSDLALMSHMKTHKPKAERRFQCSFEDCKKSFNFAHHLKHHELTHTNTKQFYCKTCGKGFIQSHHLKYHMKTHEPENWLYCTIPDCNKKFVSEYARKKHLTSHRTTIDSGISSDSNCDLSQDSIKAVLCAKCGTMIMLTSYEKHERECMRKPEMPEDKCLQPKIEIEMNNYNNIEVFSNCKTILGKCIANENLPNSCLCAQIKDVNNFYDELLPNENFDPHKVETENKPTYNNNYENISIMNNACEGCDCSNTKSNINSLKEPLIQNTDENLPKFEFRSDGAIKLKETIDISISIKKENQINDTDEFMNIMNHVPFNSCKAVLGKCIVSGSGTMSENCLCAKMAMDDHQMTAQEIDEITPQPTILA, via the exons ATGTTGCAGTGCTGTTACTGTTCTAAAGAGTTTAAATATGAAAGTGAGAAAAAAAGACATGAACAAAGTCATTATCCACAATTTGAGTGCAACCAATGTTTTAAGAAGTTTAGTTTTTT gtCAGCCTTGAGAAGGCACCAAAAGCAACATGAAAGGACAGGAAGTGTTCAGTGCCTTGAATGTGGACGTAATTTTCGCGATGATATTCTTCTCAAACGACACATAAAATATGCGCATAAGG gtGAATATGAATGTTCTCAATGCAATGCCATATTCAAAAGCGACTTGGCATTAATGTCGCATATGAAGACTCACAAGCCTAAAGCTGAAAGAAGATTCCAATGCAGTTTTGAAGACTGTAAAAAATCGTTTAACTTTGCACACCATCTCAAACATCATGAGCTAACTCACACAAATACGAAAcagttttattgtaaaacttgTGGCAAAG gTTTTATTCAGTCCCATCATTTGAAGTATCATATGAAAACCCACGAACCTGAGAATTGGCTGTATTGTACCATACCAGATTGTAACAAGAAATTTGTTTCAGAATATGCAAGAAAAAAACATCTCACAAGCCAca GGACTACCATCGATAGTGGCATATCCTCGGATTCGAACTGTGATCTTTCTCAGGATTCTATTAAGg CAGTGCTTTGTGCCAAATGCGGAACTATGATAATGCTAACTTCATACGAAAAACATGAAAGAGAATGTATGCGAAAACCAGAAATGCCCGAAGACAAATGTTTACAACCAAAgattgaaattgaaatgaataactataataatattgaagttTTTAGCAACTGCAAAACTATATTAGGAAAATGTATTGCAAATGAAAATTTACCTAATAGCTGTTTGTGCGCTCAAATTAAAGATGTGAATAATTTTTACGATGAACTACTTCCGAATGAAAACTTTGATCCCCATAAAGTTGAGACAGAAAACAAACcaacatataataacaattatgagAATATTAGTATTATGAATAATGCATGTGAAGGTTGTGATTGTTCTAATACTAAATCTAATATAAACTCCTTGAAGGAACCTTTAATACAAAACACAGAtgaaaatttaccaaaatttgaatttagaagtGATGGTGCTATAAAACTAAAAGAAACAATTGACATAAgcataagtattaaaaaagaaaatcaaattaatgatACCGATGAATTTATGAACATTATGAATCATGTGCCTTTTAATAGTTGTAAAGCTGTGTTAGGTAAATGCATAGTAAGTGGTAGTGGTACTATGAGTGAGAATTGTTTATGTGCTAAGATGGCGATGGATGACCACCAAATGACGGCTCAAGAAATCGATGAGATAACACCACAACCAACAATATTAGCTTAA
- the LOC126773342 gene encoding oocyte zinc finger protein XlCOF20-like isoform X1, producing the protein MLQCCYCSKEFKYESEKKRHEQSHYPQFECNQCFKKFSFLSALRRHQKQHERTGSVQCLECGRNFRDDILLKRHIKYAHKGEYECSQCNAIFKSDLALMSHMKTHKPKAERRFQCSFEDCKKSFNFAHHLKHHELTHTNTKQFYCKTCGKGFIQSHHLKYHMKTHEPENWLYCTIPDCNKKFVSEYARKKHLTSHRTTIDSGISSDSNCDLSQDSIKAADAAVLCAKCGTMIMLTSYEKHERECMRKPEMPEDKCLQPKIEIEMNNYNNIEVFSNCKTILGKCIANENLPNSCLCAQIKDVNNFYDELLPNENFDPHKVETENKPTYNNNYENISIMNNACEGCDCSNTKSNINSLKEPLIQNTDENLPKFEFRSDGAIKLKETIDISISIKKENQINDTDEFMNIMNHVPFNSCKAVLGKCIVSGSGTMSENCLCAKMAMDDHQMTAQEIDEITPQPTILA; encoded by the exons ATGTTGCAGTGCTGTTACTGTTCTAAAGAGTTTAAATATGAAAGTGAGAAAAAAAGACATGAACAAAGTCATTATCCACAATTTGAGTGCAACCAATGTTTTAAGAAGTTTAGTTTTTT gtCAGCCTTGAGAAGGCACCAAAAGCAACATGAAAGGACAGGAAGTGTTCAGTGCCTTGAATGTGGACGTAATTTTCGCGATGATATTCTTCTCAAACGACACATAAAATATGCGCATAAGG gtGAATATGAATGTTCTCAATGCAATGCCATATTCAAAAGCGACTTGGCATTAATGTCGCATATGAAGACTCACAAGCCTAAAGCTGAAAGAAGATTCCAATGCAGTTTTGAAGACTGTAAAAAATCGTTTAACTTTGCACACCATCTCAAACATCATGAGCTAACTCACACAAATACGAAAcagttttattgtaaaacttgTGGCAAAG gTTTTATTCAGTCCCATCATTTGAAGTATCATATGAAAACCCACGAACCTGAGAATTGGCTGTATTGTACCATACCAGATTGTAACAAGAAATTTGTTTCAGAATATGCAAGAAAAAAACATCTCACAAGCCAca GGACTACCATCGATAGTGGCATATCCTCGGATTCGAACTGTGATCTTTCTCAGGATTCTATTAAGg CAGCAGATGCAGCAGTGCTTTGTGCCAAATGCGGAACTATGATAATGCTAACTTCATACGAAAAACATGAAAGAGAATGTATGCGAAAACCAGAAATGCCCGAAGACAAATGTTTACAACCAAAgattgaaattgaaatgaataactataataatattgaagttTTTAGCAACTGCAAAACTATATTAGGAAAATGTATTGCAAATGAAAATTTACCTAATAGCTGTTTGTGCGCTCAAATTAAAGATGTGAATAATTTTTACGATGAACTACTTCCGAATGAAAACTTTGATCCCCATAAAGTTGAGACAGAAAACAAACcaacatataataacaattatgagAATATTAGTATTATGAATAATGCATGTGAAGGTTGTGATTGTTCTAATACTAAATCTAATATAAACTCCTTGAAGGAACCTTTAATACAAAACACAGAtgaaaatttaccaaaatttgaatttagaagtGATGGTGCTATAAAACTAAAAGAAACAATTGACATAAgcataagtattaaaaaagaaaatcaaattaatgatACCGATGAATTTATGAACATTATGAATCATGTGCCTTTTAATAGTTGTAAAGCTGTGTTAGGTAAATGCATAGTAAGTGGTAGTGGTACTATGAGTGAGAATTGTTTATGTGCTAAGATGGCGATGGATGACCACCAAATGACGGCTCAAGAAATCGATGAGATAACACCACAACCAACAATATTAGCTTAA
- the LOC126773342 gene encoding oocyte zinc finger protein XlCOF20-like isoform X2, producing MLQCCYCSKEFKYESEKKRHEQSHYPQFECNQCFKKFSFLSALRRHQKQHERTGSVQCLECGRNFRDDILLKRHIKYAHKGEYECSQCNAIFKSDLALMSHMKTHKPKAERRFQCSFEDCKKSFNFAHHLKHHELTHTNTKQFYCKTCGKGFIQSHHLKYHMKTHEPENWLYCTIPDCNKKFVSEYARKKHLTSHRTTIDSGISSDSNCDLSQDSIKADAAVLCAKCGTMIMLTSYEKHERECMRKPEMPEDKCLQPKIEIEMNNYNNIEVFSNCKTILGKCIANENLPNSCLCAQIKDVNNFYDELLPNENFDPHKVETENKPTYNNNYENISIMNNACEGCDCSNTKSNINSLKEPLIQNTDENLPKFEFRSDGAIKLKETIDISISIKKENQINDTDEFMNIMNHVPFNSCKAVLGKCIVSGSGTMSENCLCAKMAMDDHQMTAQEIDEITPQPTILA from the exons ATGTTGCAGTGCTGTTACTGTTCTAAAGAGTTTAAATATGAAAGTGAGAAAAAAAGACATGAACAAAGTCATTATCCACAATTTGAGTGCAACCAATGTTTTAAGAAGTTTAGTTTTTT gtCAGCCTTGAGAAGGCACCAAAAGCAACATGAAAGGACAGGAAGTGTTCAGTGCCTTGAATGTGGACGTAATTTTCGCGATGATATTCTTCTCAAACGACACATAAAATATGCGCATAAGG gtGAATATGAATGTTCTCAATGCAATGCCATATTCAAAAGCGACTTGGCATTAATGTCGCATATGAAGACTCACAAGCCTAAAGCTGAAAGAAGATTCCAATGCAGTTTTGAAGACTGTAAAAAATCGTTTAACTTTGCACACCATCTCAAACATCATGAGCTAACTCACACAAATACGAAAcagttttattgtaaaacttgTGGCAAAG gTTTTATTCAGTCCCATCATTTGAAGTATCATATGAAAACCCACGAACCTGAGAATTGGCTGTATTGTACCATACCAGATTGTAACAAGAAATTTGTTTCAGAATATGCAAGAAAAAAACATCTCACAAGCCAca GGACTACCATCGATAGTGGCATATCCTCGGATTCGAACTGTGATCTTTCTCAGGATTCTATTAAGg CAGATGCAGCAGTGCTTTGTGCCAAATGCGGAACTATGATAATGCTAACTTCATACGAAAAACATGAAAGAGAATGTATGCGAAAACCAGAAATGCCCGAAGACAAATGTTTACAACCAAAgattgaaattgaaatgaataactataataatattgaagttTTTAGCAACTGCAAAACTATATTAGGAAAATGTATTGCAAATGAAAATTTACCTAATAGCTGTTTGTGCGCTCAAATTAAAGATGTGAATAATTTTTACGATGAACTACTTCCGAATGAAAACTTTGATCCCCATAAAGTTGAGACAGAAAACAAACcaacatataataacaattatgagAATATTAGTATTATGAATAATGCATGTGAAGGTTGTGATTGTTCTAATACTAAATCTAATATAAACTCCTTGAAGGAACCTTTAATACAAAACACAGAtgaaaatttaccaaaatttgaatttagaagtGATGGTGCTATAAAACTAAAAGAAACAATTGACATAAgcataagtattaaaaaagaaaatcaaattaatgatACCGATGAATTTATGAACATTATGAATCATGTGCCTTTTAATAGTTGTAAAGCTGTGTTAGGTAAATGCATAGTAAGTGGTAGTGGTACTATGAGTGAGAATTGTTTATGTGCTAAGATGGCGATGGATGACCACCAAATGACGGCTCAAGAAATCGATGAGATAACACCACAACCAACAATATTAGCTTAA